A single Bacillus sp. OxB-1 DNA region contains:
- a CDS encoding SMI1/KNR4 family protein gives MWKSYIQSVTKGYHFKEPAHLADIQRIQKELRVDLPQDLRTLFNETNGVFDEFNCPLIWSVDQIVKDNLFFRNSEDYKDIYMPFDHLLFFSDSGAGDLFGYPILNGQIQRDDIFVWDHESDSRTWVASSLQDFIEGWANDRISI, from the coding sequence ATGTGGAAAAGCTATATTCAATCCGTCACCAAAGGGTATCACTTCAAAGAACCTGCTCATCTCGCCGACATACAGCGCATTCAAAAGGAACTTCGCGTCGACTTACCTCAGGATTTACGGACGTTATTCAATGAAACCAACGGCGTATTTGATGAATTCAACTGTCCTCTTATCTGGTCTGTCGATCAAATCGTAAAAGATAACCTGTTCTTCCGGAATTCTGAGGATTACAAAGATATTTATATGCCTTTTGACCATCTCCTCTTTTTCTCAGATTCGGGTGCCGGCGATTTGTTTGGATACCCAATATTGAATGGACAAATTCAAAGAGACGATATTTTCGTCTGGGACCATGAGTCGGATAGCCGGACTTGGGTCGCTTCCTCGTTACAGGATTTTATTGAAGGATGGGCGAATGACAGGATTTCCATCTAG
- a CDS encoding serine hydrolase domain-containing protein yields the protein MTREQVEASIEHFFKKRVKKDPKIHNSALLVHSEKLDIDVQVSEGENTHHPRQPYYIASVSKLVTAVLVGMLEERSLLSFEDPISKYIDADLMKDLHVYKRVDYSEDIRVKHLLNHTSGLHDFVEEQPKQGKSIIDMLLEEPTHKWTPREVIEWAKQHFVPHFPPGEGFHYSDTGYHLLGLIVEKATGMSLGKNLQTMIFQPLGMTQTYLVFSDAVVETELPVARLYMRNEDITDHTSLSLLYAGGGIVSTTQDLLLFMKALVHHQLVNEKTLAKMKSDWSKFFVGIDYGYGVMNFKTVPILMPAKYNVWGNAGSTGSFLFYHPQLDAYVIGSFNHFRHDKKGIRFMLQVIDKLVKGEKKLTRPAS from the coding sequence ATGACAAGAGAACAGGTGGAAGCTTCCATCGAACATTTTTTCAAGAAAAGAGTGAAAAAGGACCCGAAAATCCACAATTCCGCTTTGCTCGTCCATTCGGAAAAACTGGATATCGACGTACAAGTATCGGAAGGCGAAAACACCCATCACCCCCGGCAACCATATTACATTGCGAGCGTCAGCAAGCTAGTCACGGCTGTGTTGGTCGGCATGTTGGAGGAGCGGAGCTTGCTGTCCTTCGAAGACCCGATTTCCAAGTATATCGATGCCGATTTGATGAAGGACCTCCATGTGTATAAGAGGGTCGATTATTCCGAGGATATCCGGGTGAAGCATTTATTGAACCATACGTCCGGTCTGCATGATTTCGTGGAAGAGCAGCCTAAACAAGGAAAGTCAATCATCGATATGCTACTGGAGGAGCCTACCCACAAGTGGACACCACGGGAAGTAATCGAATGGGCCAAACAGCATTTTGTACCCCATTTTCCGCCTGGTGAAGGGTTTCATTACTCCGACACAGGCTACCATCTTCTTGGGTTAATCGTGGAAAAGGCAACCGGAATGTCCCTCGGGAAAAATTTGCAGACGATGATTTTCCAGCCGCTCGGCATGACCCAAACCTACCTCGTTTTCTCGGATGCTGTCGTGGAAACGGAACTTCCGGTGGCTCGATTGTATATGCGGAATGAAGATATCACCGATCATACGAGTTTGAGTCTCTTATATGCAGGAGGCGGCATCGTTTCCACTACGCAAGATCTGCTTCTCTTCATGAAAGCGCTGGTCCATCATCAGTTGGTGAATGAAAAGACGCTGGCCAAGATGAAAAGCGACTGGTCGAAGTTCTTTGTCGGTATCGACTATGGGTATGGGGTTATGAATTTCAAAACAGTTCCCATCTTGATGCCCGCGAAATACAATGTCTGGGGCAATGCCGGATCGACAGGGTCATTCCTGTTTTATCATCCCCAATTGGATGCGTACGTGATCGGCAGCTTCAATCATTTCCGTCACGATAAAAAAGGGATCCGCTTCATGCTCCAGGTGATCGATAAATTAGTAAAAGGCGAAAAGAAGCTGACGAGACCGGCATCTTGA
- a CDS encoding YbjQ family protein: MLLTTTNVLQGKTVETYHGIVSGEAIMGANIVRDIFASVTDIVGGRSAAYEDKLAEGRKIAMDEMAQRAKALGANGVIAVDLDFETVREGMMMCIATGTAVTYRDGE, translated from the coding sequence ATGCTATTAACCACTACTAACGTGCTGCAAGGAAAGACTGTTGAGACGTATCATGGCATCGTGTCGGGAGAGGCAATCATGGGTGCTAACATTGTCCGGGACATCTTCGCATCGGTGACCGATATCGTTGGCGGAAGAAGTGCTGCTTATGAAGATAAGCTGGCGGAAGGCCGGAAAATTGCTATGGACGAAATGGCCCAACGAGCGAAAGCTTTGGGTGCGAATGGGGTCATCGCAGTTGATCTGGATTTTGAAACGGTCCGGGAAGGCATGATGATGTGCATCGCAACAGGCACTGCGGTGACATATCGGGATGGAGAATGA
- a CDS encoding LytR/AlgR family response regulator transcription factor, producing MMRVIRTLVVDDERYAREELTFLLGRFPAIQVVGEAETGEAAIMKTLQLQPDVVFLDVEMPKMGGMEVAKSLQEIKKVPLIVFATAYPQFAAEAFRINAVDYLLKPYDEDQLQQTISRIEKWLAPQSSGYAASELGKLAVEMDGEIDYILIQDIYYMYREEKVTKIITERRDYDVRISLKDLESRLASYPFFRIHKSYLVNLNYVSRLTPWFNGAYQLELEGRPEKLSVSRNYVKDLRQRLEI from the coding sequence CTGATGCGTGTAATTCGAACGTTGGTCGTCGATGATGAACGCTATGCACGGGAGGAATTGACCTTTTTACTCGGCCGGTTCCCTGCCATCCAAGTGGTGGGGGAGGCGGAGACGGGGGAAGCGGCCATTATGAAGACGTTGCAGCTGCAACCGGATGTCGTGTTCTTGGATGTGGAAATGCCGAAGATGGGAGGCATGGAAGTTGCGAAATCACTTCAGGAAATAAAAAAAGTGCCGCTCATCGTATTTGCAACCGCCTATCCGCAATTCGCGGCTGAAGCTTTCCGCATCAATGCAGTGGATTATTTATTGAAACCGTATGATGAAGACCAGTTGCAACAGACGATCAGTAGGATTGAAAAATGGTTGGCCCCGCAATCGTCGGGTTACGCGGCCAGCGAACTCGGGAAACTGGCGGTGGAGATGGATGGGGAAATCGACTATATTCTTATCCAGGACATTTACTATATGTACCGGGAAGAGAAGGTGACGAAAATCATTACAGAGCGGCGGGACTATGACGTGCGGATTTCATTGAAAGACTTGGAAAGTCGGCTCGCTTCATATCCCTTTTTCCGGATCCACAAAAGCTACTTGGTCAACTTGAACTATGTCAGCCGATTGACGCCCTGGTTCAATGGGGCCTATCAACTGGAATTGGAAGGGCGCCCGGAAAAGCTGTCTGTCAGCCGGAATTATGTGAAGGATTTGCGCCAGCGATTGGAAATATAA
- a CDS encoding carbon starvation CstA family protein, giving the protein MYTFLFGIVLLVVGYFTYGKFIEKMFGVKEERATPAYTSGDGVDYVPMSTTKNSLIQLLNIAGVGPIFGPIMGALYGPVAFIWIVVGAIFAGAVHDYLTGMISIRNRGAHLPELAGKFLGKFMKHVVNAFAILLLVLVGTVFVSAPAGLLYNLMNGWAAMGIIIAAIFIYYILATLLPIDKIIGRFYPIFGALLIISALGVGGGMILTGADIPELTLANLHPDKLPIFPLLFLTISCGALSGFHATQSPIISRTTQKEGQGRKIFYGMMIAEAIIAMIWAAAGMSLFDGPVGLNELLAAGGPAMIVSEASTMMLGAVGGTLAILGVIILPITSGDTAFRSARMIIADYFKASQVKLVSRLWIALPMFVISIILTRIDFDILWRYFSWANQSTAVIALFVGAMYLFIAGKNYWVALIPGTFMLMATTTYILNAKIGFGLPMNVAYIGATVISIALVAIFFIAANKARAEQIPLEEDVSHWKGATTS; this is encoded by the coding sequence ATGTATACATTTCTTTTCGGTATCGTCTTGCTGGTCGTCGGCTATTTTACGTACGGCAAATTCATAGAGAAGATGTTCGGCGTGAAAGAGGAACGTGCCACGCCGGCTTATACGAGCGGCGATGGTGTGGACTATGTGCCGATGAGCACGACGAAAAACTCATTGATCCAGTTGTTGAACATCGCGGGGGTCGGCCCCATCTTCGGTCCGATCATGGGGGCGCTCTATGGCCCGGTCGCGTTCATCTGGATCGTGGTCGGCGCGATCTTTGCCGGGGCGGTGCATGATTATTTGACAGGCATGATTTCCATCCGCAACCGCGGTGCTCATTTGCCGGAGCTTGCAGGGAAATTCCTAGGGAAATTCATGAAGCACGTCGTCAACGCATTTGCGATTCTTTTATTGGTATTGGTCGGAACGGTTTTCGTTTCAGCACCAGCCGGCTTGCTCTATAACTTGATGAATGGCTGGGCGGCGATGGGCATCATTATAGCTGCCATCTTCATTTACTATATTCTCGCAACCTTGCTGCCGATCGATAAGATCATCGGTCGGTTCTACCCGATTTTCGGTGCATTGCTTATCATCAGTGCGCTCGGAGTCGGCGGCGGTATGATTTTGACAGGAGCCGATATTCCGGAATTGACGCTAGCGAACTTGCATCCTGATAAACTGCCGATCTTCCCGCTATTATTCTTGACGATCTCATGTGGGGCACTGTCCGGTTTCCATGCAACGCAATCACCGATCATTTCAAGGACAACGCAAAAAGAAGGCCAAGGCCGGAAGATTTTCTACGGCATGATGATTGCGGAAGCGATCATTGCGATGATCTGGGCGGCAGCAGGCATGAGCCTCTTCGACGGCCCAGTCGGGTTGAATGAACTACTTGCAGCAGGCGGTCCGGCGATGATCGTCAGCGAAGCTTCCACGATGATGTTAGGAGCCGTCGGCGGAACATTGGCAATTCTCGGGGTCATCATCTTGCCGATCACTTCAGGCGATACGGCATTCCGCAGTGCGCGGATGATCATTGCCGACTACTTCAAAGCGTCCCAAGTGAAGTTGGTCAGCCGTCTTTGGATTGCACTTCCGATGTTCGTCATCTCAATCATTTTGACAAGAATCGATTTTGATATCCTATGGCGCTACTTCTCCTGGGCGAACCAATCGACCGCGGTCATTGCACTATTCGTAGGGGCCATGTATCTCTTCATTGCCGGGAAGAATTACTGGGTCGCGCTCATCCCGGGCACTTTCATGCTCATGGCGACGACCACGTACATCTTGAATGCGAAAATCGGATTCGGCTTGCCGATGAACGTGGCGTATATCGGCGCAACCGTCATCTCTATCGCACTGGTGGCCATCTTCTTCATCGCCGCCAACAAAGCGCGGGCCGAGCAGATCCCGCTTGAAGAAGACGTGTCGCATTGGAAAGGTGCTACTACGAGTTAA
- a CDS encoding helix-turn-helix transcriptional regulator: protein MKNLIKEYRERQGLSQGKLADLCEVSRQTINAIENDKYDPSLQLAFDLARTLGVRVDELFLDEGKGKK from the coding sequence GTGAAAAATTTGATCAAGGAATATCGGGAGCGCCAAGGATTGTCGCAAGGGAAGTTGGCGGATTTATGTGAGGTTAGCCGGCAAACGATCAATGCGATCGAGAATGACAAATACGACCCAAGTTTGCAGTTGGCATTTGATTTGGCGCGTACTTTGGGTGTTCGGGTAGATGAATTATTTTTGGATGAAGGGAAGGGAAAAAAATGA